The Calditrichota bacterium genome includes the window GGCAGAAGTGATTGACGTTTCGCACCCCTTTGTAGAGGTGGTGCGCAACCCGCGGCATGGGTATGGCCGCTTCGCGAACCCCTGCATCGACTGCAAAATCTTCATGCTGCGCAAGGCTAAGGAGCTGCTCGTCGGGTATGATGCGCGCTTTGTGCTCACCGGGGAGGTCTTGGGGCAGCGCCCGATGAGCCAGCACCTTCCTGTGTTGAACCTCATTGAGAAGGAGAGTGGTCTGCGAGGGCTTCTCCTGCGCCCGCTTTCGGCAAAACTGCTCAAACCGACAATCCCGGAATTGGAGGGGTGGGTCAACCGCGAGCAGTTGTACGGCTTTAGCGGTCGGTCACGCAAGCCCCAGATCGAGTTGGCGGCGCAGTTGGGCATCACTTCCTACGCTCAGCCGGGCGGAGGCTGCATGCTCACCGACGAGAACGTAGCACGCCGCGTCCTCGACCTCCTCGCTCACAAGGACAGGTCCGCAATCAGCAAAGACGAGCTGCAGCTTTGCATGTATGGCCGCCATTTTCGCATTTCCGACAAGGTGAAAGCCGTTGTTGGCCGCGACGAGTGGGACAACCTGGTAATGGAGCAGTTTACCCCAGGCCGATGGCACCTGCGCGCTGCATCCTATCAGGGGCCGTTGACTATCGTCGACGGCGAGGCGAGCACAGAGGAGCTGACATTGGCTGCCCGGCTCACCGCTCGCTACTGCGATGGCAAGCATGAGAAGAGCGTGGCTGTGCTGGCAGCGCGTGGAGATGAGCAGACCACCCTCCTCGTTTCCCCCCTGCCGGATGCGGAGCTTGCGGGCCTGCGCATTTGATGGCTGCGGCCGCGAGGTGCAGGCGAGGCCTTGACCCGCTTAGCGAGGAAGAGCCACCCGCTGGTAAATGAGACGCATGCCATGCAAGGTCAGATGAGGGTCAAGGCGATAGTCGGCCGGAAGTTTTGGTACCATAACTGGGGCCAGCCCGCCTGTGAGTATCACCTTGGGCGTATCGCCCAGTTCTGCCGAGATTCTCTTCACCAAGCCCTGCACCATCTCCACACTGCCGTACATGAGGCCGGCCTGCATGCTGGTTTCGGTGTTGCGTCCGATTAACCGCTCTGGGAAGCGCAATTCCACCTTCATGAGGCGCGCTGCGCGGAGGTGGAGCGTCTGCAGGGAGGTCTCGATGCCAGGAGCGATGATCCCTCCGAGATAATCCCCCTCCTCAGAGACCACGTCAAAGGTTGTGGCGGTGCCAAAGTCGACGATGATGAGCGGGCCTCCGTAGCGGGCGAAACCGCCCACCGCGTTGCAGAGGCGGTCAGCCCCCACGGTGGAGGGATCGTCGTAGTGGATCTTTATGCCGAGATCGAGACGGGCACTCACCACGATCGGCTCGTGGCGCAGGCGCTCCCTGATCATGGCGTCGATGATGAGCGTCAAGTTGGGGACGACCGAGGAGATGATGCTCGCCTCCACCTGTCTGAGGTCGAGGCCATCGGCAGCGGCAAGCGAGTGCAGCAGAGCCCAGCATTCGTCCGCCGTGCGGCTCACGCTGCTGCTGAAGCGCCAACTATGCAGGAACTTGTCGTCCTGAAAGAGACCTGCCACCACCTGGGTGTTACCGATGTCAACCGTGAGTAACATGTCCTTCGCCA containing:
- a CDS encoding type III pantothenate kinase, giving the protein MLLTVDIGNTQVVAGLFQDDKFLHSWRFSSSVSRTADECWALLHSLAAADGLDLRQVEASIISSVVPNLTLIIDAMIRERLRHEPIVVSARLDLGIKIHYDDPSTVGADRLCNAVGGFARYGGPLIIVDFGTATTFDVVSEEGDYLGGIIAPGIETSLQTLHLRAARLMKVELRFPERLIGRNTETSMQAGLMYGSVEMVQGLVKRISAELGDTPKVILTGGLAPVMVPKLPADYRLDPHLTLHGMRLIYQRVALPR
- a CDS encoding 7-cyano-7-deazaguanine synthase; amino-acid sequence: MSGTGEKIRALALFSGGLDSLLATAVIVRQGVEVIALHFVTGFAPKRRGQVEQAAEARQVEEAAAAVGARAEVIDVSHPFVEVVRNPRHGYGRFANPCIDCKIFMLRKAKELLVGYDARFVLTGEVLGQRPMSQHLPVLNLIEKESGLRGLLLRPLSAKLLKPTIPELEGWVNREQLYGFSGRSRKPQIELAAQLGITSYAQPGGGCMLTDENVARRVLDLLAHKDRSAISKDELQLCMYGRHFRISDKVKAVVGRDEWDNLVMEQFTPGRWHLRAASYQGPLTIVDGEASTEELTLAARLTARYCDGKHEKSVAVLAARGDEQTTLLVSPLPDAELAGLRI